One region of Malania oleifera isolate guangnan ecotype guangnan chromosome 6, ASM2987363v1, whole genome shotgun sequence genomic DNA includes:
- the LOC131157586 gene encoding transcription factor bHLH68-like isoform X1, whose translation MMAGNPNSWWSIDYNMRPLISSHHQQQQQHPSATLLPSPHPVCPPPHQYLPAAAAAASSPHPFTLGADTQHPPHSWSQLLLCGLGGEEERFSESQYQSKKLEIWDEDQNLNVSPRAAPLPPTTTTVFNDHVKQELDSHQIGHLYTHALDHKEFHVVASSSSSSSSSRPSTAAWSPAAMSVNLSPKSCVTSLSTNILDFSKNKPQEKNNQHPDHSSECNSTATGGICKKARVQTSSAQPPLKVRKEKLGDRITALHQLVSPFGKTDTASVLLEAIGYIRFLQGQIEALSSPYLGNARPQHSVQGEMNCIFPEDPGQLLNDPTGLKRRVGAPNQEMQDEAPKELRSRGLCLVPVSCTYQVGSDHINGADYWSPALGGGF comes from the exons ATGATGGCAGGAAACCCTAACTCATGGTGGAGCATTGATTATAACATGCGTCCATTAATATCGTCTCATCACCAGCAACAGCAGCAGCATCCCTCCGCCACTCTCTTACCTTCTCCCCACCCTGTCTGCCCTCCTCCTCATCAATATTTACCAGCTGCTGCTGCAGCTGCTTCTTCTCCCCACCCCTTCACTTTGGGAGCAGACACCCAACACCCTCCTCACTCATGGAGCCAACTACTTCt ATGTGGTTTGGGGGGCGAAGAAGAAAGGTTCAGTGAAAGTCAATATCAATCCAAGAAGTTAGAAATTTGGGATGAAGACCAAAACTTGAATGTATCCCCAAGGGCGGCTCCTCTTCCTCCTACTACTACTACTGTTTTTAATGATCATGTGAAGCAAGAATTGGACTCCCACCAAATTGGCCACCTCTATACTCATGCACTTGATCATAAAGAATTTCATGTGGTGgcttcctcttcctcctcctcgTCCTCCTCCAGACCGAGTACTGCTGCTTGGTCACCTGCAGCCATGTCTGTGAATCTGTCCCCCAAGTCTTGTGTCACCAGCTTAAGCACCAATATTTTGGACTTCTCTAAAAACAAGCCACAAGAAAAAAATAATCAACACCCAGATCATTCATCCGAG tgtaatAGCACGGCCACCGGGGGGATATGTAAGAAGGCTAGGGTTCAGACTTCTTCTGCGCAGCCACCTTTGAAG GTGAGAAAGGAGAAGCTAGGGGATAGAATAACAGCCCTCCACCAGCTTGTTTCCCCATTTGGAAAG ACTGACACAGCTTCTGTGTTGTTAGAAGCTATAGGGTATATCAGATTCCTTCAAGGTCAAATTGAG GCCCTGAGTTCTCCGTACCTGGGGAATGCCAGGCCCCAACACTCT GTGCAAGGTGAAATGAATTGTATATTTCCTGAAGACCCAGGACAG CTGTTGAACGATCCTACCGGCCTGAAAAGAAGAGTAGGGGCTCCAAACCAG GAGATGCAAGATGAGGCGCCAAAAGAATTGAGGAGTAGAGGGCTGTGCCTGGTTCCAGTGTCATGTACTTACCAAGTTGGCAGTGATCACATTAATGGAGCTGATTATTGGTCTCCGGCTCTTGGGGGAGGGTTTTAA
- the LOC131157586 gene encoding transcription factor bHLH68-like isoform X2 → MMAGNPNSWWSIDYNMRPLISSHHQQQQQHPSATLLPSPHPVCPPPHQYLPAAAAAASSPHPFTLGADTQHPPHSWSQLLLCGLGGEEERFSESQYQSKKLEIWDEDQNLNVSPRAAPLPPTTTTVFNDHVKQELDSHQIGHLYTHALDHKEFHVVASSSSSSSSSRPSTAAWSPAAMSVNLSPKSCVTSLSTNILDFSKNKPQEKNNQHPDHSSECNSTATGGICKKARVQTSSAQPPLKVRKEKLGDRITALHQLVSPFGKTDTASVLLEAIGYIRFLQGQIEALSSPYLGNARPQHSLLNDPTGLKRRVGAPNQEMQDEAPKELRSRGLCLVPVSCTYQVGSDHINGADYWSPALGGGF, encoded by the exons ATGATGGCAGGAAACCCTAACTCATGGTGGAGCATTGATTATAACATGCGTCCATTAATATCGTCTCATCACCAGCAACAGCAGCAGCATCCCTCCGCCACTCTCTTACCTTCTCCCCACCCTGTCTGCCCTCCTCCTCATCAATATTTACCAGCTGCTGCTGCAGCTGCTTCTTCTCCCCACCCCTTCACTTTGGGAGCAGACACCCAACACCCTCCTCACTCATGGAGCCAACTACTTCt ATGTGGTTTGGGGGGCGAAGAAGAAAGGTTCAGTGAAAGTCAATATCAATCCAAGAAGTTAGAAATTTGGGATGAAGACCAAAACTTGAATGTATCCCCAAGGGCGGCTCCTCTTCCTCCTACTACTACTACTGTTTTTAATGATCATGTGAAGCAAGAATTGGACTCCCACCAAATTGGCCACCTCTATACTCATGCACTTGATCATAAAGAATTTCATGTGGTGgcttcctcttcctcctcctcgTCCTCCTCCAGACCGAGTACTGCTGCTTGGTCACCTGCAGCCATGTCTGTGAATCTGTCCCCCAAGTCTTGTGTCACCAGCTTAAGCACCAATATTTTGGACTTCTCTAAAAACAAGCCACAAGAAAAAAATAATCAACACCCAGATCATTCATCCGAG tgtaatAGCACGGCCACCGGGGGGATATGTAAGAAGGCTAGGGTTCAGACTTCTTCTGCGCAGCCACCTTTGAAG GTGAGAAAGGAGAAGCTAGGGGATAGAATAACAGCCCTCCACCAGCTTGTTTCCCCATTTGGAAAG ACTGACACAGCTTCTGTGTTGTTAGAAGCTATAGGGTATATCAGATTCCTTCAAGGTCAAATTGAG GCCCTGAGTTCTCCGTACCTGGGGAATGCCAGGCCCCAACACTCT CTGTTGAACGATCCTACCGGCCTGAAAAGAAGAGTAGGGGCTCCAAACCAG GAGATGCAAGATGAGGCGCCAAAAGAATTGAGGAGTAGAGGGCTGTGCCTGGTTCCAGTGTCATGTACTTACCAAGTTGGCAGTGATCACATTAATGGAGCTGATTATTGGTCTCCGGCTCTTGGGGGAGGGTTTTAA